Proteins from a genomic interval of Kribbella aluminosa:
- a CDS encoding nitrilase-related carbon-nitrogen hydrolase, with protein sequence MTVLRVAAAQLTAGPDPVANLATATGAVRRAAAGGAELVALPEATSACFGTDLATVAEPLDGPFATGLRKIAADLGIVVVAGLFEPAADGRVHNTLLATGPGVEAAYRKIHLYDAFGSRESDTVAPGNSLVSFGYRGLTVGLATCYDLRFGGQFAELGRLGAELIVVPASWGAGPGKEEQWDLLTRARAADAQAFLLACDQAYVPPAGTDPLGIGRSSLTGPLGQTHARLDGASGILQATVDTAVVASVRARVPIL encoded by the coding sequence ATGACAGTCTTGCGAGTGGCGGCAGCCCAGCTCACCGCCGGCCCCGACCCGGTCGCCAACCTTGCCACGGCGACCGGCGCGGTACGGCGCGCGGCCGCCGGCGGCGCCGAGCTGGTCGCGCTCCCCGAGGCCACGTCGGCCTGCTTCGGAACCGACCTCGCGACCGTCGCCGAGCCGCTGGACGGTCCGTTCGCGACGGGGTTGCGGAAGATCGCCGCCGACCTCGGGATCGTCGTGGTCGCGGGGCTGTTCGAGCCGGCCGCCGACGGGCGGGTACACAACACCTTGCTCGCCACCGGCCCGGGTGTCGAGGCGGCGTACCGGAAGATCCACCTGTACGACGCCTTCGGGTCGCGCGAGTCCGACACGGTTGCTCCGGGCAACAGCCTGGTCAGCTTCGGGTACCGCGGACTGACCGTCGGGCTGGCGACGTGCTACGACCTGCGGTTCGGCGGCCAGTTCGCGGAGCTCGGGCGGCTCGGGGCGGAGCTGATCGTCGTACCGGCGTCCTGGGGTGCGGGGCCGGGCAAGGAAGAACAGTGGGACCTGCTCACCCGGGCGCGGGCCGCGGACGCGCAGGCGTTCCTGCTGGCGTGCGACCAGGCGTACGTACCGCCGGCCGGAACAGATCCGCTCGGGATCGGGCGGAGCAGCCTCACCGGGCCGCTCGGCCAGACGCACGCCCGGCTGGACGGCGCCTCCGGGATCCTGCAGGCGACGGTCGACACCGCCGTGGTCGCGTCGGTCCGGGCTCGGGTACCGATCCTTTAG
- a CDS encoding cupin domain-containing protein encodes MKDEREFFASGQVPWVDAGGGVAEQVLSRGPDGMLTRIARWAPGTTTSKVIRHEYVEEVYLLEGELTDLTLQQTFTAGDYACRPPGMPHGPYTTGTGCTMLEIRYSAG; translated from the coding sequence ATGAAGGACGAGCGGGAGTTCTTCGCGAGCGGCCAGGTTCCGTGGGTGGACGCCGGCGGCGGGGTCGCGGAGCAGGTGCTGAGCCGCGGGCCGGACGGGATGCTGACCAGGATCGCGCGGTGGGCGCCGGGGACCACCACGAGCAAGGTGATCCGGCACGAGTACGTCGAGGAGGTGTATCTGCTGGAGGGGGAGTTGACCGACCTCACCCTCCAGCAGACGTTCACGGCCGGCGACTACGCCTGCCGGCCGCCGGGGATGCCGCACGGTCCCTACACCACCGGGACCGGCTGCACGATGCTGGAGATCCGCTACTCAGCCGGCTGA
- the lpdA gene encoding dihydrolipoyl dehydrogenase — protein MTDAGTTYDLVILGGGSGGYAAGLRAATLGLSVALIEKDKVGGTCLHRGCIPTKALLHAAEVADSAREGEQFGVRTTLEGVDMGGVNKYKDGVVDRLFKGLQGQLKARGITVIEGEGRLTSPTTVQVGDTTYTGRNVIIASGSYSKSLPGLELDGHRVIASEHALTLDRVPESAVILGGGVIGVEFASAWTSFGTRVTIVEALPRLVPAEDADCSKALERAFRKRKIAFKTGTPFESVTVTDSGVQVHVAGGEVIEAEVLLVAVGRGPNTAGLGYEEVGVALDRGFVTVDATLQTSVPGVYAVGDIVPGLQLAHRGFQQGIFVAEHIAGLSPTPIDETGIPRVTYSEPEVASVGLTEDQAREKYGEVDILNYPLGGNGKSQILKTSGFVKLVRARDGAIVGLHMVGSRVGELIGEAQLIYNWEAYPADVAPLVHAHPTQNEALGEAHLALAGKPLHFHD, from the coding sequence GTGACTGACGCTGGTACGACGTACGACCTGGTGATTCTCGGCGGGGGCAGCGGTGGCTACGCCGCCGGACTGCGGGCCGCGACGCTCGGCCTGTCCGTGGCGCTGATCGAGAAGGACAAGGTCGGCGGCACCTGTCTGCACCGTGGCTGCATCCCCACCAAGGCGCTGCTGCACGCCGCCGAGGTCGCCGACTCGGCGCGCGAGGGCGAGCAGTTCGGGGTCCGGACGACGCTCGAGGGCGTCGACATGGGCGGTGTGAACAAGTACAAGGACGGCGTCGTCGACCGGTTGTTCAAGGGGCTGCAGGGCCAGTTGAAGGCCCGCGGCATCACGGTCATCGAGGGCGAGGGGCGGCTCACCTCTCCTACCACGGTCCAGGTCGGCGACACGACGTACACCGGCCGCAACGTCATCATTGCCTCCGGCTCCTACTCCAAGTCGCTGCCCGGGCTGGAGCTCGACGGGCACCGGGTGATCGCGAGCGAGCACGCGCTGACGCTCGACCGGGTTCCGGAGTCCGCGGTGATCCTCGGCGGCGGCGTGATCGGCGTCGAGTTCGCGTCCGCGTGGACGTCGTTCGGCACCCGCGTGACGATCGTCGAGGCGTTGCCGCGGCTCGTCCCGGCCGAGGACGCGGACTGCTCGAAGGCGCTGGAGCGGGCGTTCCGGAAGCGGAAGATCGCCTTCAAGACCGGTACGCCGTTCGAATCCGTCACGGTGACCGATTCCGGGGTGCAGGTGCACGTGGCCGGCGGCGAGGTCATCGAGGCCGAAGTACTGCTGGTCGCGGTCGGCCGGGGACCGAACACCGCCGGTCTCGGGTACGAAGAGGTCGGCGTCGCGCTGGACCGCGGGTTCGTGACCGTCGACGCCACGCTGCAGACGAGCGTGCCGGGCGTGTACGCGGTCGGCGACATCGTGCCGGGGCTGCAGCTCGCGCACCGCGGATTCCAGCAGGGCATCTTCGTCGCCGAGCACATCGCCGGGCTGTCGCCGACGCCGATCGACGAGACCGGGATCCCGCGCGTGACGTACTCCGAGCCGGAGGTCGCGTCGGTCGGACTGACCGAGGACCAGGCGCGGGAGAAGTACGGCGAGGTCGACATCCTCAACTATCCGCTCGGCGGGAACGGCAAGTCGCAGATCCTCAAGACGTCCGGCTTCGTGAAGCTGGTCCGCGCCCGCGACGGCGCGATCGTCGGGCTGCACATGGTCGGCTCCCGTGTCGGCGAGCTGATCGGCGAGGCGCAGCTGATCTACAACTGGGAGGCGTACCCGGCCGATGTCGCGCCGCTCGTGCACGCCCACCCGACCCAGAACGAGGCCCTCGGCGAGGCGCATCTGGCGCTGGCCGGGAAACCTTTGCACTTCCATGACTGA
- a CDS encoding tyrosine-type recombinase/integrase, which produces MPVASGRNRYPGFRTRLAQIVDTYVMKPVRPFRDEPAGQTGNRVEIPRALGSAQGCFEEYAGGTVLDLLDSWLVHLRAERKSARTVTVYRAGVEQYGEYCRANGLPEVIDRNQVRAWLAHLMDSGFAPATADIRLTAVKQYAAWLVTEDELDSDPIVQLKAPKIGEKVVRPLSADEIKALLATCRGKDLMPRRDEAIIRLLLNSGLRASELCGLRVPDVKVATGTALVQGKGDRERVVEFNAQTARALDRWLRVRRTHPKAGTSALWLGGMGRSFGYGGLHQMLTARGLQAGIEGLHPHLLRHTWASRRKDAGLSEQSLMTLAGWRSPRMLRRYTQYADAERAIAESRRLDVDGDL; this is translated from the coding sequence GTGCCGGTGGCGAGCGGCCGCAACCGTTATCCAGGATTCAGGACCCGACTTGCACAGATAGTGGACACTTACGTCATGAAGCCGGTTCGGCCCTTTAGGGACGAACCGGCAGGTCAGACCGGTAATCGGGTCGAGATACCACGCGCGCTGGGGTCAGCACAAGGGTGCTTTGAAGAATATGCGGGAGGAACCGTGCTCGACCTACTCGACTCTTGGCTAGTCCATCTCCGCGCCGAACGGAAGTCGGCGCGCACCGTCACGGTCTACCGGGCCGGTGTTGAGCAGTACGGGGAGTACTGCCGCGCCAACGGACTGCCCGAGGTGATCGACCGCAACCAGGTGCGCGCCTGGCTCGCCCACCTGATGGACTCCGGGTTTGCGCCAGCGACCGCTGACATTCGGCTCACCGCAGTGAAGCAGTACGCGGCCTGGCTGGTCACCGAGGATGAACTCGACAGCGACCCCATCGTCCAGTTGAAGGCGCCGAAAATCGGCGAGAAGGTGGTCCGGCCGCTGTCGGCCGACGAGATCAAGGCCCTACTCGCCACGTGCCGGGGCAAGGATCTGATGCCCCGACGGGATGAGGCGATCATCCGGCTGCTGCTGAACTCCGGCCTGCGCGCATCCGAGCTGTGCGGCCTGCGGGTGCCTGATGTGAAAGTTGCCACCGGCACCGCTCTCGTGCAGGGCAAGGGGGACCGTGAACGGGTTGTCGAGTTCAACGCGCAGACCGCCCGTGCGCTCGACCGGTGGCTGCGGGTACGGCGTACCCATCCGAAGGCAGGCACGTCGGCGCTGTGGCTGGGCGGGATGGGCCGAAGTTTTGGATACGGCGGCCTTCATCAGATGCTGACCGCGCGCGGCCTCCAGGCAGGGATCGAGGGCCTACATCCGCATCTCCTGCGGCACACCTGGGCGTCCCGCAGGAAGGATGCCGGGCTGTCGGAACAGTCGCTCATGACCCTTGCCGGTTGGCGGTCTCCCCGGATGCTGCGGCGGTACACGCAGTACGCCGACGCCGAACGGGCGATCGCCGAGTCCCGGCGCCTGGATGTGGACGGCGACCTCTGA
- a CDS encoding leucyl aminopeptidase translates to MTTITLSKSDAAGVKTDAVVIGVVKLGGVVALPAGTESLNAAYGGKLVEVLTGLGATGKAGEVTKVPGPHLSKPGKSATLIAVGLGAAPDGSLKTEDLRTAAGTGVRAAKISQSVAFALPTPDAGCVRAVAEGALLGRYAFTTYKSADSSEAPGNLIVLTDLARNKDAKAALERAQVTAESIAQVRDWVNTPPSDLHPVEFAADAVKLGKEYGVKVEVLDEKALAKGGYGGILGVGQGSANPPRLVRLTYTPRKPVTHLAFVGKGITFDSGGLSLKTSSGMVSMKSDMAGAAAVIGATLAIARLGLPVQVTTYAAMAENMPSGSAARPSDVLTMYGGKTVEVLNTDAEGRLVLGDALVRASEDGPDLIVDVATLTGACVVALGTKVAGAFGNADSARDRVVDAALAAGEAMWPLPIPAEMLDKLKSHSKVADLANITGEPWGGALAAAAFLGDFVADGIDWVHLDVAGPAFNDGGAAGYTPSGGTGYAVRTLIELAASAG, encoded by the coding sequence GTGACCACCATCACCCTGAGCAAGTCCGATGCCGCCGGCGTCAAGACCGACGCCGTGGTCATCGGCGTGGTCAAACTCGGCGGCGTCGTCGCTCTGCCGGCCGGCACCGAGTCGCTGAACGCCGCGTACGGCGGGAAGCTGGTGGAGGTGCTGACCGGCCTCGGCGCCACCGGGAAGGCCGGCGAGGTGACCAAGGTGCCCGGGCCCCATTTGAGCAAGCCGGGCAAGTCGGCGACGCTGATCGCGGTCGGCCTGGGCGCGGCACCCGACGGCTCGTTGAAGACCGAGGACCTGCGCACCGCGGCCGGCACCGGTGTTCGTGCCGCCAAGATCTCGCAGTCCGTCGCGTTCGCCCTGCCGACGCCCGACGCCGGCTGCGTCCGCGCGGTAGCCGAAGGCGCGCTGCTGGGCCGGTACGCGTTCACGACGTACAAGTCCGCGGACAGCTCCGAGGCTCCGGGCAACCTGATCGTGCTCACCGACCTGGCCCGCAACAAGGACGCCAAGGCCGCGCTGGAGCGCGCGCAGGTGACCGCCGAGTCGATCGCGCAGGTGCGCGACTGGGTCAACACCCCGCCGTCGGACCTGCACCCGGTGGAGTTCGCCGCGGACGCGGTCAAGCTCGGCAAGGAGTACGGCGTCAAGGTCGAGGTGCTCGACGAGAAGGCGCTCGCCAAGGGCGGGTACGGCGGCATCCTGGGCGTCGGCCAGGGCTCGGCGAACCCGCCGCGGCTGGTCCGGCTGACCTACACCCCTCGCAAGCCGGTGACCCACCTGGCGTTCGTCGGCAAGGGGATCACGTTCGACTCCGGCGGCCTCTCGCTGAAGACGTCGTCCGGGATGGTCAGCATGAAGTCCGACATGGCCGGCGCCGCCGCGGTGATCGGCGCCACGCTCGCGATCGCGCGGCTCGGCCTGCCGGTGCAGGTGACGACGTACGCGGCGATGGCCGAGAACATGCCGTCCGGTTCGGCGGCGCGGCCGTCGGACGTGCTGACCATGTACGGCGGCAAGACCGTCGAGGTGCTGAACACCGACGCCGAGGGCCGGCTGGTGCTCGGCGACGCGCTGGTCCGGGCGTCCGAGGACGGGCCCGACCTGATCGTCGACGTGGCCACCCTGACCGGCGCCTGTGTCGTTGCCCTGGGCACCAAGGTGGCCGGCGCCTTCGGGAACGCCGACAGCGCCCGGGACCGGGTGGTGGACGCCGCCCTCGCGGCCGGCGAGGCGATGTGGCCGCTGCCGATCCCGGCCGAGATGCTGGACAAGCTGAAGTCGCACTCGAAGGTCGCCGACCTGGCGAACATCACCGGCGAGCCGTGGGGCGGGGCGCTCGCCGCGGCCGCGTTCCTCGGCGACTTCGTTGCCGACGGCATCGACTGGGTGCATCTGGACGTGGCCGGCCCGGCGTTCAACGACGGCGGCGCGGCCGGCTACACCCCGAGCGGCGGCACCGGGTACGCCGTCCGCACCCTGATCGAGCTGGCCGCCTCAGCCGGCTGA
- a CDS encoding MFS transporter, giving the protein MPTAEPDRRGLVKAFAASLSGTSLEWYDFAVYSSAAALVFGDLFFPGSDPLTGTLQAFATYAVGYVARPLGGIFFGRLGDVIGRKRVLIATLLLIGVATFGIGILPTHAQAGAIAPTLLVALRFAQGVGVGGEWGGAVLLSSEFSKPEQRGFWASAAQVGPPLGTLLANGVLAVLAGVLSEGAFLSWGWRVAFLLSAVLVAFGLLIRTRLEETPVFRELQARGERPAAPVSEVLRTERRPLIAAILARVGPDVLYAMFAVFVLTYATKDLGMSRGQAVAAVLVGSGCQVVLIPLSGWLSDRYGRRTVYAIGAVGGAVWSVVFFATATSLATLLPGVVIGLLFHSLMYGPQAAFVSEQFTARLRYTGSSLAYTFAGVIGGALAPLAFTYFLAKTGSGYAIATYIVVACVITLVGLRLGRAVQDEPQDLVVSRA; this is encoded by the coding sequence ATGCCAACCGCAGAACCTGACCGCCGCGGGCTCGTGAAGGCGTTCGCCGCGAGCCTGTCCGGCACCTCGCTGGAGTGGTACGACTTCGCCGTCTACTCCTCGGCCGCCGCGCTCGTCTTCGGCGATCTCTTCTTCCCGGGCAGCGATCCGCTCACGGGGACGCTGCAGGCGTTCGCGACGTACGCGGTCGGGTACGTCGCCCGCCCGCTCGGCGGCATCTTCTTCGGCCGGCTCGGCGACGTGATCGGCCGGAAGCGTGTGCTGATCGCGACGCTGCTGCTGATCGGCGTCGCCACCTTCGGCATCGGGATCCTGCCGACCCACGCCCAGGCCGGCGCGATCGCGCCGACGCTGCTGGTCGCACTCCGGTTCGCCCAGGGCGTCGGCGTGGGTGGCGAGTGGGGAGGCGCGGTGCTGCTGAGCAGCGAGTTCAGCAAACCGGAGCAGCGTGGCTTCTGGGCGTCGGCCGCACAGGTCGGGCCGCCCCTCGGGACACTGCTCGCGAACGGAGTACTGGCGGTGCTGGCCGGGGTCTTGTCCGAGGGCGCGTTCCTCAGCTGGGGCTGGCGGGTCGCTTTCCTGCTGTCTGCCGTACTGGTCGCCTTCGGCCTGCTGATCCGGACGAGGCTCGAGGAGACACCGGTCTTCCGGGAGCTGCAAGCGCGCGGCGAGCGGCCTGCAGCCCCGGTGTCCGAGGTACTGCGAACGGAGAGGCGTCCGCTCATCGCTGCGATCCTGGCGCGCGTCGGGCCGGACGTGCTGTACGCGATGTTCGCTGTCTTCGTCCTTACCTATGCGACCAAGGACCTCGGCATGAGCCGCGGCCAGGCGGTGGCCGCGGTCCTGGTCGGCTCCGGTTGCCAGGTCGTGCTGATTCCGCTGTCCGGCTGGCTCTCGGACCGGTACGGACGTCGTACCGTCTATGCGATCGGTGCTGTTGGCGGGGCGGTCTGGAGCGTGGTGTTCTTCGCCACGGCGACGTCACTGGCGACGCTGCTACCCGGTGTGGTGATCGGGCTGCTGTTCCACTCGCTCATGTACGGGCCGCAAGCGGCGTTCGTGTCGGAGCAGTTCACGGCAAGGCTGCGCTACACGGGCAGTTCCCTGGCCTACACGTTCGCCGGCGTCATCGGTGGCGCGCTGGCGCCGTTGGCGTTCACGTACTTCCTGGCGAAGACAGGCTCCGGCTACGCGATCGCGACGTACATCGTGGTGGCTTGCGTGATCACCCTGGTCGGGCTGCGACTCGGCCGGGCCGTGCAGGACGAGCCGCAGGACCTGGTCGTCAGCCGTGCATGA
- a CDS encoding GntR family transcriptional regulator translates to MQLSGDSGRDRAYQHLRAVVLSDPAVSGTFINEQAVATEVGISRTPVREALLMLAAEDLVQLVPHRGAFVAPVPGREIAEMMQARGVIECWAATTALTAGNTPVAAMSAVLDQQREIVGDGDAKRFIELDSQFHALLVAAAGNSVLGRLYDNLRAKHVVLGLVALQRSTTRREEVVAEHQAIVDGLAAGTPDAAEKAILSHLDSTGALLMHG, encoded by the coding sequence ATGCAATTGAGTGGGGACTCCGGCCGGGACCGCGCGTACCAGCACCTGCGGGCGGTCGTGCTGAGTGATCCGGCCGTGTCGGGGACGTTCATCAACGAGCAGGCCGTCGCGACCGAGGTGGGGATCTCGCGGACGCCGGTCCGGGAAGCCCTGCTGATGCTCGCCGCCGAGGACCTGGTGCAGCTGGTGCCGCACCGCGGCGCGTTCGTGGCGCCGGTGCCGGGCCGGGAGATCGCGGAGATGATGCAGGCCCGCGGCGTCATCGAGTGCTGGGCCGCGACGACCGCACTGACGGCCGGCAACACACCGGTGGCGGCGATGTCCGCGGTGCTCGACCAGCAACGCGAGATCGTCGGCGACGGCGACGCGAAACGGTTCATCGAGCTGGACAGCCAGTTCCACGCGTTGCTGGTCGCGGCGGCCGGCAACTCGGTGCTCGGCCGGCTGTACGACAACCTGCGCGCCAAGCACGTCGTACTGGGGCTGGTGGCCCTGCAGCGGAGCACCACCAGAAGAGAAGAGGTCGTCGCCGAGCATCAGGCGATCGTCGACGGGCTGGCGGCCGGCACACCGGATGCGGCCGAGAAGGCGATCCTCAGCCACCTCGACTCCACCGGCGCGCTGCTCATGCACGGCTGA
- a CDS encoding DUF3631 domain-containing protein produces the protein MDDSDLDLLTLWAAATHLAVETYTSPRLVIDSPVPGSGKTTCLEHLERLCFHPVQMASLSSPALLVRMLDKGLRTILIDEADRSLNPDMDGVGELLAILNSGYKRGGTRPVLTPVKGGGWDAVEMSTYSPVAMAGNNPNLPDDTRSRSIRVLLMPDINGEAEDSDWEMNEAEVLDIAEHLRDWVDTVRDMVRENRPPLPVEIRGRAKERWFPLKRVAAAAGGQWPDLVDQMAVRDIRRIEIEREEGIMQEKPAIVLLRHICEVWEPGATFTPTEHLLYKLIDVHPDAWDVAPARPKALTAQRMGRMLVNSFNIHSARPDTNGKRGYVSTDLDPVLRRFGMTLPGKPDEPADLAELDGPWTAISVELGATEIR, from the coding sequence GTGGACGACAGCGACTTGGATCTGCTGACCCTGTGGGCTGCGGCGACACACCTGGCCGTCGAGACGTACACGAGTCCTCGCTTGGTGATCGACTCGCCCGTACCAGGTTCAGGGAAGACGACATGCCTGGAGCATCTGGAGCGGCTCTGCTTTCACCCGGTCCAGATGGCGTCCCTGTCCTCGCCCGCGTTGTTGGTGCGGATGCTCGACAAGGGCCTGCGGACGATCCTGATCGATGAGGCGGACCGGTCGCTCAACCCGGATATGGACGGCGTCGGCGAATTGCTCGCGATCCTCAACTCGGGCTACAAGCGGGGCGGTACGCGCCCGGTCCTGACGCCCGTGAAGGGGGGTGGGTGGGACGCGGTCGAGATGTCGACGTACTCCCCGGTCGCCATGGCGGGCAATAACCCCAACCTTCCCGACGACACCCGGAGCAGGTCCATCCGGGTGCTGCTGATGCCGGACATCAACGGCGAAGCCGAGGATTCCGACTGGGAAATGAACGAGGCCGAGGTGCTCGACATCGCCGAGCACCTGAGGGACTGGGTCGACACGGTCCGCGACATGGTCCGCGAGAACCGGCCGCCCTTGCCCGTGGAAATCCGTGGACGGGCCAAGGAACGGTGGTTCCCGCTGAAGCGGGTAGCCGCAGCGGCAGGGGGGCAGTGGCCGGACCTGGTGGATCAGATGGCCGTGCGCGATATCCGACGCATCGAGATCGAACGAGAGGAAGGGATCATGCAGGAAAAGCCCGCGATCGTGCTGCTTCGACACATCTGTGAAGTGTGGGAACCCGGCGCGACCTTCACCCCCACCGAGCACCTCCTCTACAAGCTGATCGACGTCCACCCGGATGCGTGGGACGTCGCTCCCGCTCGACCGAAGGCGCTCACGGCTCAGCGAATGGGCCGGATGCTGGTGAACTCGTTCAACATCCACAGCGCCCGACCGGACACCAACGGCAAGCGTGGATACGTCTCGACGGACCTCGATCCGGTTCTACGCCGGTTCGGTATGACCCTCCCTGGGAAACCGGATGAACCGGCTGATCTGGCCGAACTGGATGGTCCATGGACAGCGATCTCGGTCGAGCTCGGGGCTACCGAGATCCGATGA
- a CDS encoding HNH endonuclease, with amino-acid sequence MICSSCGAEFQAPPKAPKGGKPRSRCDACRSSRAWLDGTTYRNLREQVLREETGCHLCGQPVDKSIQDRADPRVGQVDHVVPVADRPDLANERSNLRLAHRLCNLRKGAGPARGTGRKPVPQRQQCPDCGSYCGPNLPGAMTHWCL; translated from the coding sequence ATGATTTGTTCGAGTTGTGGCGCGGAGTTCCAGGCGCCACCGAAGGCCCCCAAGGGCGGCAAGCCGAGGTCGCGTTGCGACGCCTGCCGGTCGTCTCGGGCGTGGCTCGACGGCACCACGTACCGGAACCTCCGGGAGCAGGTGCTCCGCGAGGAGACCGGCTGTCACCTTTGCGGGCAGCCGGTGGACAAGTCGATCCAAGATCGCGCCGACCCGAGGGTGGGACAGGTCGACCATGTGGTACCGGTGGCAGATCGGCCCGATCTTGCCAACGAGCGGAGCAATCTCCGCCTCGCGCACCGGCTCTGCAACCTACGCAAGGGTGCTGGTCCGGCGCGCGGCACCGGCAGGAAGCCCGTGCCACAGCGGCAGCAGTGCCCAGACTGCGGGTCGTACTGCGGCCCCAACCTGCCGGGCGCGATGACGCATTGGTGCCTGTGA
- a CDS encoding DUF2848 domain-containing protein — MRFELPDGSAREVAVRYALNAGYAGRDTAEVRHHVDELAALGVPAPNRVPTLYPLSASLVSRPGTVQVAHGQTSGEAEWALIVTPDDYLLTVACDHTDRALEVHGVAWSKQSAPDVLGDVAWRLAEIDDELDRFTLRAWVRHGEREELIQDGTLAQLLPPAYWIKELGTRLVPGTVLLSGTIPMLGGVDQFGDGWRVEMTDPRGVSSRISYRVEELAPAWD, encoded by the coding sequence ATGCGATTCGAGCTACCGGACGGGAGCGCACGCGAGGTCGCGGTCCGCTACGCCCTGAACGCCGGGTACGCGGGCCGGGACACGGCCGAGGTCCGGCATCACGTGGACGAGCTCGCGGCGCTCGGCGTACCGGCGCCGAACCGGGTGCCGACGCTCTACCCGCTGTCCGCGTCGCTGGTGAGCCGGCCCGGTACCGTCCAGGTCGCGCACGGGCAGACGTCCGGTGAGGCGGAGTGGGCGTTGATCGTCACGCCGGACGACTACCTGTTGACGGTCGCCTGTGACCACACCGATCGTGCGCTCGAGGTGCACGGTGTTGCCTGGAGCAAGCAGTCGGCACCGGACGTCCTGGGCGACGTCGCGTGGCGGCTCGCGGAGATCGACGACGAGCTCGACCGGTTCACGCTGCGGGCCTGGGTGCGGCACGGAGAGCGCGAGGAGCTGATCCAGGACGGGACACTGGCGCAGCTGTTGCCGCCGGCGTACTGGATCAAGGAGCTGGGGACGCGGCTGGTGCCGGGCACTGTATTGCTGAGTGGGACGATTCCGATGCTCGGAGGTGTCGATCAGTTCGGTGACGGATGGCGGGTGGAGATGACGGATCCGCGGGGCGTGAGCAGCCGGATCAGCTACCGGGTCGAAGAACTAGCGCCGGCCTGGGACTGA
- the gcvT gene encoding glycine cleavage system aminomethyltransferase GcvT produces the protein MTESTDLKKSPLHERHVALGAKFAEFGGWEMPLEYSGVVAEHTAVRTSVGVFDVSHLGKATVKGLGAAAYVNACLTNDLGKIAPGQAQYTLCCNERGGVVDDLIAYLHADDDVFLIPNAANTAEVVRLLQADAPDGVEVANVHDDYAILAVQGANSDEVVSAIGLPTGHDTLHPLNYMAFATADFGGTPVVVCRTGYTGERGYELVVPNAAAVAVFDALLTAGEQYGIVPAGLGARDTLRTEMGYPLHGQDISPDITPVQARSGWAVGWKKDHFWGDSALRAEKEQGPARILRGLRAAGRGIPRPHMTVLDQSGTTLGEVTSGTFSPTLKKGVALALLDAAVKEGDQVTVDIRGRQEIFDVIKPPFVTVHVR, from the coding sequence ATGACCGAGTCGACCGATTTGAAGAAGTCCCCGTTGCACGAGCGCCACGTCGCCCTCGGTGCGAAGTTCGCCGAGTTCGGCGGCTGGGAGATGCCGCTGGAGTACTCCGGGGTGGTGGCCGAGCACACCGCGGTCCGGACGTCGGTCGGCGTGTTCGACGTCAGCCATCTCGGCAAGGCGACCGTGAAGGGCCTGGGCGCCGCGGCGTACGTGAACGCGTGCCTGACCAACGACCTCGGCAAGATCGCGCCGGGCCAGGCGCAGTACACGTTGTGCTGCAACGAGCGCGGGGGCGTGGTCGACGACCTGATCGCCTACCTGCACGCCGACGACGACGTGTTCCTGATCCCGAACGCGGCGAACACCGCCGAGGTGGTGCGGCTGCTCCAGGCCGACGCCCCCGACGGGGTCGAGGTCGCCAACGTCCACGACGACTACGCGATCCTCGCCGTACAGGGCGCGAACAGCGACGAGGTGGTCTCCGCGATCGGTCTGCCGACGGGACACGACACTCTGCACCCTTTGAACTACATGGCCTTCGCCACGGCCGACTTCGGCGGTACGCCGGTAGTGGTCTGCCGGACCGGGTACACCGGTGAGCGCGGGTACGAGCTCGTCGTACCGAACGCCGCCGCGGTGGCGGTCTTCGACGCGCTGCTGACGGCCGGCGAGCAGTACGGCATCGTCCCGGCCGGACTGGGGGCGCGGGACACGCTGCGGACCGAGATGGGGTACCCGCTGCACGGCCAGGACATCTCGCCGGACATCACGCCGGTCCAGGCCCGCTCCGGCTGGGCCGTCGGCTGGAAGAAGGACCACTTCTGGGGCGACTCCGCCCTGCGCGCGGAGAAGGAACAGGGCCCGGCCCGGATCCTCCGCGGCCTGCGCGCGGCCGGCCGGGGTATTCCGCGGCCGCACATGACCGTTCTGGACCAATCGGGGACAACTCTCGGCGAAGTCACATCGGGCACGTTCTCCCCGACCTTGAAGAAAGGCGTTGCGTTGGCACTGCTCGACGCGGCGGTGAAAGAAGGCGACCAGGTGACCGTCGACATCCGCGGCCGGCAGGAAATCTTCGACGTGATCAAACCGCCGTTCGTGACGGTGCATGTGCGTTAG